The Chordicoccus furentiruminis DNA window ATAATAGCCGATTTTCGTTCGGCCGTCAAGGCATTAATGCAGATTATGAAAATGCATCCGTCCCCGGACACGCTTATGCCTCGTCGATCGCGTGCCCGATGTCATGGCGCATATACTTGTTGGCGAAGTGAATCCGTTCCGTGGCCTCGTACGCCTTGCTCCGCGCCTCCTTCAGCGTCGGGGCGAGCGCGGTGACCGCCAGCACGCGGCCGCCGGCTGTCACGATTTCGCCCTTCTCATTGAACTTCGTTCCGGCGTGGAAGACGAACTCATCATCACGCCCCTCAAACGTCTCCAGTCCCGTGATCGGAAAACCGGTCTCGTATTTCACCGGATAGCCGTCGGAAGCGAGCACGACGCAGAGGCAGGCATCCGGACGGAACTTCAGCTCCACCCGGTCCAGCGTGCCGTCGATGCAGGCGTTGATCACATCGATGATATCATTCTCCATCCGCGGGATCACCACCTGCGCTTCCGGATCTCCGAAGCGCGCGTTGTATTCCAGCACCTTCGGCCCGTCCGGCGTCAGAATCAGTCCGAAGAAGATCACGCCCTTGAACGGGCGTCCCTCCGCCGCCATCGCGTCCACCGTCTTCTGGTAGATGTGCTCACGGCAGTAGGCATCAATTTCCTCCGTATAGAAGGGACTCGGCGAAAAATTCCCCATTCCGCCGGTATTGAGGCCTGTGTCGCCGTCCCCGGCCCGCTTGTGGTCCATCGCCGACGCCATCAGCCGGATCGTCCGTCCGTCGACGAAGGAGAGCACGGAGATCTCCCGTCCGGTCAGGAACTCCTCCATCACCATCTGATCGCCGGATGAACCGAACCGCTTCTCCTCCATGATCTCGCGAACGCCCGCCTCGGCTTCCTCCCGGTTCTGACAGATCAGCACGCCCTTGCCGAGCGCCAGCCCGTCCGCCTTGAGCACGATGGGGAAGTGCGCCTTCTCGAGGACGGCGAACGCCTCCTCCGGGGAATGCACCGTGGTGTAATCAGCCGTCGGGATCCCGTACTTCTTCATCAGGTCCTTTGAAAACGCCTTCGATCCCTCGAGAATCGCGGCATTCTTCCTCGGGCCGAACACACGAAGTCCCTCCGCCTCGAACCGGTCGACGATGCCGCCCACCAGCGGGTCATCCATGCCGACGATCGTCAGATCGACCGCATGCTCCTTCGCAAACGACACGAGCCGGTCAAATTCCATCGGCCGGATCGGTACACACTCCGCCACCGACGCGATTCCGGCGTTCCCCGGCGCGCACCAGATCTTCTCCACCTGACTGCTTTTCGCGCAGGCCCAGGCGATTGCATGTTCCCGTCCGCCTCCGCCAACGATGAGTACCTTCATTTTCTTCTCCCTTCCCCGGACGTCTCCGCTCCGCTTCCGCCGTTATTCCGCGATATGGACATGCCCCTTCTCATCGACGCTGACACGTCCCTCGGAGATCAGCCGGATCGCCTCAGGAAGAATCTTCCACTCGGCCTCCCGCATGACCCGTTCCTGCAGCGTCTCGGGCGTGTCATCTTCCTTCACTTCCACCGCCTTCTGGATGATGATGGGTCCCGCGTCCAGATCCTCATTCACGAAATGCACCGTGGCGCCGGTGAGCTTCACGCCCCGCGCCAGCGCCGCCTCATGCACCCGGAGTCCGTAGAATCCCTGCCCGCAGAAGGAGGGAATCAGGGCCGGATGAATGTTGATGATCCGGTTCGGATACGCGCGGACAAGAGTCGGCGGGATCTGAAGCAGGCACCCGGCCAGCACGACGAGATCCGGCGTAAGGCTGTCCACCATCTTTTTCAGCGCTTCGTTGAACTCGTCTCTCGTGCCGAATTTCTTCGGCGTGAGCCCGATGGCGATGATCCCGTGCGCTTCAGCGCGCTTCAGCGCGTAAGCGCCCGGATTGTTGCTGATCACGCCGACAATTTCCGCTTTCTTAATCCGGCCCTTGTCGACCGCGTCGAGGATCGCCTGAAGATTGGTCCCGCCGCCCGAAACCAGAACGGCGACACGGAGCTTCTTCGCTTCACTCATATGAGATCCACTCCTTTCTCTCCGTTTTCGATCCGTCCGATGGTATACACCGTCTCGCCGGCTTCCCGGATCGCCCGCTTCGCGTTCTCCTCGTCCTCCGGCGCCACGGCGAGGACCATGCCGATCCCCATGTTGTACGTGTTGTACATAATATGCTCGTCGATGCCGCCCCTCTCCGCCAGAAGACGGAAGAGATACGGAACCTCATAGCTGTCTTTCCGGATCACGGCCCGGGTTCCCTCGCGAAGCATCCGCGGCACGTTTTCATAGAAGCCGCCGCCCGTGATATGGCTGCATGCCCGGACCGTGACACCGGCCTGCTTCACGGATTTGAGGGCATGCACATAGATCTTCGTCGGCTCTAGAAGCGCGTCGCCCAGCGTCCGGCCCAGCTTTTCGTCATAGACGGACAGTCCTTCCGGCGTGATGTCGAACACCTTCCGCACCAGAGAGAATCCGTTGGAGTGGATACCGGAGGAAGCGATCCCCAGCAGCACATCGCCGTCCGCAAGCCTGTCTCCGGTGATGATATCCTTTTCATCGACGACGCCCACCGCGAACCCGGCGAGATCATATTCATCCTCAGGATAGAAGCCCGGCATCTCCGCGGTCTCCCCTCCGATCAGCGCGGCGTCCGCCTGAACGCAGCCGGCCGCGACGCCCTTCACGATCTCCGCGATTTTCTCCGGAACATTCTTCCCGCAGGCGATGTAGTCCAGAAAGAA harbors:
- the purM gene encoding phosphoribosylformylglycinamidine cyclo-ligase; the protein is MDYKSSGVDIEAGYKAVELMKEHVKKTMRPEVLGGLGGFSGAFSMEAFKRMERPTLVSGTDGVGTKLKLAFVMNRHDTVGIDCVAMCVNDIACAGGEPLFFLDYIACGKNVPEKIAEIVKGVAAGCVQADAALIGGETAEMPGFYPEDEYDLAGFAVGVVDEKDIITGDRLADGDVLLGIASSGIHSNGFSLVRKVFDITPEGLSVYDEKLGRTLGDALLEPTKIYVHALKSVKQAGVTVRACSHITGGGFYENVPRMLREGTRAVIRKDSYEVPYLFRLLAERGGIDEHIMYNTYNMGIGMVLAVAPEDEENAKRAIREAGETVYTIGRIENGEKGVDLI
- the purN gene encoding phosphoribosylglycinamide formyltransferase yields the protein MSEAKKLRVAVLVSGGGTNLQAILDAVDKGRIKKAEIVGVISNNPGAYALKRAEAHGIIAIGLTPKKFGTRDEFNEALKKMVDSLTPDLVVLAGCLLQIPPTLVRAYPNRIINIHPALIPSFCGQGFYGLRVHEAALARGVKLTGATVHFVNEDLDAGPIIIQKAVEVKEDDTPETLQERVMREAEWKILPEAIRLISEGRVSVDEKGHVHIAE
- the purD gene encoding phosphoribosylamine--glycine ligase, whose translation is MKVLIVGGGGREHAIAWACAKSSQVEKIWCAPGNAGIASVAECVPIRPMEFDRLVSFAKEHAVDLTIVGMDDPLVGGIVDRFEAEGLRVFGPRKNAAILEGSKAFSKDLMKKYGIPTADYTTVHSPEEAFAVLEKAHFPIVLKADGLALGKGVLICQNREEAEAGVREIMEEKRFGSSGDQMVMEEFLTGREISVLSFVDGRTIRLMASAMDHKRAGDGDTGLNTGGMGNFSPSPFYTEEIDAYCREHIYQKTVDAMAAEGRPFKGVIFFGLILTPDGPKVLEYNARFGDPEAQVVIPRMENDIIDVINACIDGTLDRVELKFRPDACLCVVLASDGYPVKYETGFPITGLETFEGRDDEFVFHAGTKFNEKGEIVTAGGRVLAVTALAPTLKEARSKAYEATERIHFANKYMRHDIGHAIDEA